One region of Priestia megaterium genomic DNA includes:
- a CDS encoding LrgB family protein: MTLLTWIALPLTLLVYVGTKVLYKKYKSMLVSPILLAPILLIGILLVTNGSYDHYKQGASAISFMLGPATVAFAVPMFKYFDLLKKHRVEISLSVGLGTFAAMISSMLLALVFHLQSTLVHSLIPRSVTIPIAVNVSQTLGGDPNITIMFVIITGVVGCIVAPKLIKLLALHSSLARGLLLGVASHGTGTARAFEFGKIEGTFSSLGMIVAALLTMLFANMLLPTIFA; the protein is encoded by the coding sequence ATGACATTACTCACATGGATTGCTCTTCCGCTTACACTGCTCGTTTATGTCGGCACAAAAGTGCTCTATAAAAAATATAAGTCTATGCTAGTTTCCCCTATTTTACTAGCCCCCATTCTTTTAATTGGCATCTTATTAGTAACGAATGGCTCTTATGATCATTATAAGCAAGGCGCCAGTGCTATTAGCTTTATGCTTGGACCAGCAACCGTTGCTTTTGCTGTTCCTATGTTTAAGTATTTTGATTTACTCAAAAAACATCGTGTTGAAATCAGCTTAAGCGTAGGGCTCGGCACGTTTGCTGCCATGATATCTTCCATGCTGTTAGCATTAGTGTTTCATTTACAATCAACGCTGGTTCATAGCTTGATTCCAAGATCGGTTACGATTCCTATTGCTGTTAATGTATCTCAGACGCTAGGAGGAGATCCGAATATTACCATTATGTTTGTGATTATAACCGGTGTAGTGGGATGTATAGTCGCTCCAAAACTCATTAAGCTCCTCGCACTGCACTCTTCCCTAGCAAGAGGTCTTCTTTTAGGAGTAGCTTCCCATGGGACAGGTACAGCAAGAGCTTTTGAATTTGGAAAAATTGAAGGTACTTTTTCTAGCCTTGGCATGATCGTAGCAGCACTTCTTACAATGCTGTTTGCGAATATGCTTCTGCCTACTATTTTCGCTTAA